A DNA window from Moorella thermoacetica contains the following coding sequences:
- a CDS encoding UDP-N-acetylmuramoyl-tripeptide--D-alanyl-D-alanine ligase — MLTATVREICDAIGGYLVAGDPAVVVKGLSTDSREIQPGMAFVALKGERFDGHDFIGAALSGGAAAAIGTSFPGHQVVGLRPGQALIQVDDTLLALQKLAAYHRQKVLKGPLIGVTGSSGKTTTKNLIAAVLSPVLKVLKTPGNFNNEIGLPMTLLRLAPWHQAAVVEMAMRGKGEIASLAAIARPTIGVITNIGTTHLGLLGSIANIAAAKGELLAALPAEGLAVLNGDNEWCRRLAATCPCRVVFFSTRGQGEIYARDIGDRGLEGTFFTAVFPGKEVRVQLPVPGRHNVEDALAALAVGFSLGVEPETMARSLADWPAEDLRQDLRPGPGGSLVFNDAYNANPESMEAALQALGALPGRRVAVLGAMLELGPAEVELHRRVGRFAAARGLYRLITVGELAGEIAAGALEAGMPADQVFACLTHEEAAGHLRGLGHGDVVLFKGSRLTGMEKVLAIWEGSEHD; from the coding sequence ATGTTGACAGCTACGGTCAGGGAGATCTGTGACGCCATCGGCGGCTACCTGGTAGCCGGGGATCCGGCAGTTGTGGTAAAGGGCCTCAGTACCGACAGCCGGGAGATCCAGCCGGGTATGGCCTTTGTTGCCTTGAAGGGAGAACGCTTTGACGGCCATGATTTTATTGGTGCGGCCCTATCCGGCGGCGCGGCGGCGGCCATAGGAACCAGTTTCCCCGGCCATCAGGTTGTCGGGCTGCGCCCCGGCCAGGCTTTGATCCAGGTTGACGATACCCTTCTGGCCCTGCAAAAACTGGCAGCCTACCACCGGCAGAAAGTTTTAAAGGGTCCCCTGATCGGGGTAACCGGTTCCAGCGGCAAAACAACGACCAAAAACCTCATTGCCGCCGTTTTGAGCCCGGTCCTGAAGGTCCTAAAAACGCCGGGGAATTTTAATAACGAGATCGGCCTGCCCATGACCCTTTTACGCCTGGCCCCCTGGCACCAGGCAGCCGTGGTGGAGATGGCCATGCGGGGCAAAGGAGAGATAGCCTCCCTGGCGGCCATAGCCCGACCGACCATTGGCGTCATTACCAACATCGGTACCACCCACCTGGGACTCCTCGGTTCGATAGCCAATATTGCCGCTGCCAAAGGGGAGTTGCTGGCAGCTTTGCCCGCAGAAGGACTGGCGGTTTTGAATGGCGATAATGAGTGGTGCCGCCGGCTGGCGGCCACCTGTCCTTGCCGGGTGGTCTTCTTCAGTACCCGGGGCCAGGGGGAGATTTACGCCCGGGATATTGGCGATAGAGGCCTGGAGGGGACTTTTTTTACGGCCGTTTTTCCCGGTAAGGAAGTCCGGGTGCAGCTACCGGTCCCGGGGCGGCACAATGTGGAAGATGCCCTGGCAGCCCTGGCTGTAGGCTTTTCCCTGGGCGTGGAACCGGAAACTATGGCCCGGAGCCTGGCTGACTGGCCGGCCGAGGATTTGCGCCAGGACCTGCGTCCGGGCCCGGGCGGTTCCCTGGTTTTTAACGACGCATATAACGCCAACCCTGAATCCATGGAGGCCGCCCTCCAGGCCCTGGGCGCTTTACCCGGCCGCCGGGTGGCCGTCCTGGGGGCCATGCTAGAACTTGGACCGGCAGAAGTAGAACTGCACCGGCGGGTGGGACGATTCGCCGCTGCCCGGGGCCTTTATCGCCTGATAACTGTGGGCGAACTGGCCGGGGAGATAGCCGCCGGCGCTCTGGAAGCCGGGATGCCGGCGGATCAGGTCTTTGCCTGCCTTACCCACGAGGAGGCGGCCGGGCACCTACGGGGACTGGGCCATGGAGATGTAGTCCTTTTTAAAGGATCGCGTCTTACCGGCATGGAAAAGGTGCTGGCCATCTGGGAGGGCTCCGAACATGATTGA